In Fundidesulfovibrio soli, the following proteins share a genomic window:
- the treY gene encoding malto-oligosyltrehalose synthase yields MSAENSSAQSMAAQIPGGLASAMVAPLSTYRLQLHPGFGFAQCRETLPYLAALGISHVYASPIFKARAGSTHGYDVCDHQTLNPELGTTEEFDALMAECKRLGMGWIQDIVPNHMAVSGDNGMLVDVLENGESSRYFNYFDIEWNHPYKSMAGRMLAPFLGVYYSQALDNGEIQIRFGEDGFSVHYYGIRLPLRIDSYGKILTHNLGEFRDKAGRDHPDYVKLLGILYNIENVSGEKREPEHYTQIFFIKRLLNEMYQTSPSIRGFIDANIRAFNGQETYEGDRYALLDDLLSEQFFRLSFWKVAGEEINYRRFFSINDLISLRSEDEAVFYHTHKLILERIRDQSFSGVRVDHIDGLFDPSSYLQRLRGQIPGAYVAVEKILTKEETLPTFWPIHGTTGYDFMSWACNLFVHSGNEGAFQKLYAGFAGMKESLADILTLQKREIIRRHMAGDVDNLARLFKTVSVMDRRGIDITMVALKQAITELLVQFPVYRTYISHESFRPADLTYVRDAIRATRRSNPDLSFELDFLQDFLLLEFGEAVRATGRREWVHFVMRFQQVTGPLMAKAMEDSTFYVFNRLLCLNEVGSDPGRFGMQPADWHASVRTRMEHWPAAMNATGTHDCKRGEDARMRLAALSELPEQWGETLKSLRRQTGGGPRRKGRQPSRNELYFLYQTLLAHMPFGEDELEGFKERLRLYLVKAMREAKVRSNWLNPNDEAEKAFCDAAESLLGPKGQSHFMGEFQPLLRRVARVGMVNSLSQALLKIAAPGIPDFYQGSELWDFSMVDPDNRRPVDFGTRRKALQEMDAAFGAAPLKLVRQLLERPEDGRIKLFLIWRGLHIRKEFPGLFTRGEYLPLAFTGARKDMAFGFARSLNGGTALAVVPRLFAKAAGPDGDFPLGAFWEDTALVPPRPKNFIDAFTGREFPAEDAIYLSDLFRELPLALLTPANGRPALPGGEPGQS; encoded by the coding sequence ATGAGCGCGGAAAATTCGTCCGCACAGTCCATGGCCGCCCAGATTCCCGGCGGCCTTGCCTCCGCCATGGTGGCCCCCCTGTCCACCTACAGGCTTCAACTGCACCCCGGCTTCGGTTTCGCCCAATGCCGTGAGACGCTGCCCTACCTGGCCGCGCTGGGGATATCCCACGTGTACGCCTCCCCCATCTTCAAGGCCCGGGCGGGCTCCACCCACGGCTACGACGTGTGCGACCACCAGACCCTGAACCCCGAGCTGGGAACCACTGAGGAATTCGACGCCCTCATGGCCGAGTGCAAAAGGCTGGGCATGGGCTGGATTCAGGATATCGTGCCCAACCACATGGCCGTCTCCGGCGACAACGGGATGCTGGTGGACGTGCTGGAGAACGGTGAATCATCGCGCTATTTCAACTACTTCGATATCGAGTGGAACCACCCCTACAAGAGCATGGCGGGCCGGATGCTGGCCCCCTTCCTCGGCGTCTACTACAGCCAGGCCCTGGACAACGGCGAGATTCAGATACGCTTCGGGGAGGACGGCTTCAGCGTCCATTATTACGGCATCAGGCTTCCCCTGCGCATCGACTCCTACGGCAAGATCCTCACCCACAACCTCGGGGAGTTCCGGGACAAGGCGGGGCGCGACCACCCGGACTACGTCAAACTCCTGGGCATCCTCTACAACATCGAGAACGTGTCGGGCGAGAAACGGGAGCCGGAGCACTACACGCAGATCTTTTTCATCAAGCGCCTTCTCAACGAGATGTACCAGACCAGCCCCTCTATCCGGGGGTTCATCGACGCAAACATCCGGGCCTTCAACGGTCAGGAGACCTACGAAGGCGATCGCTACGCCCTGCTGGACGACCTTCTCTCCGAGCAGTTCTTCCGCCTCTCGTTCTGGAAGGTCGCCGGGGAGGAGATCAACTACAGGCGCTTCTTCAGCATCAACGACCTCATCTCCCTGCGCAGCGAGGACGAGGCCGTCTTCTACCACACGCACAAGCTCATCCTGGAGCGCATCCGGGACCAGTCCTTCTCCGGGGTGCGGGTGGACCACATCGACGGGCTCTTCGACCCGTCGAGCTATCTGCAACGCCTGCGGGGGCAGATTCCCGGCGCGTACGTGGCGGTGGAGAAGATCCTCACCAAGGAGGAGACCCTCCCCACCTTCTGGCCGATCCACGGCACCACGGGCTACGATTTCATGTCCTGGGCCTGCAACCTGTTCGTGCATTCCGGCAACGAGGGGGCCTTCCAGAAGCTCTACGCGGGCTTCGCGGGCATGAAGGAATCCCTCGCCGACATCCTCACGCTCCAGAAGCGGGAGATCATAAGGCGGCACATGGCCGGGGACGTGGACAACCTGGCCAGGCTCTTCAAGACCGTCTCGGTCATGGACCGCCGGGGCATAGACATCACCATGGTCGCCCTCAAGCAGGCCATCACCGAGCTGCTGGTGCAGTTCCCCGTATACAGAACCTACATCAGCCACGAATCATTCCGGCCGGCCGACCTCACCTACGTGCGGGACGCCATTCGCGCCACCCGCCGCAGCAACCCGGACCTCTCCTTCGAGCTGGACTTCCTGCAGGATTTCCTCCTGCTGGAGTTCGGCGAGGCCGTGAGGGCCACCGGCAGGCGGGAGTGGGTCCACTTCGTGATGCGCTTCCAGCAGGTGACGGGCCCCCTCATGGCCAAGGCCATGGAGGATTCCACGTTCTACGTCTTCAACCGCCTGCTCTGCCTGAACGAGGTGGGGAGCGACCCGGGCCGTTTCGGCATGCAGCCCGCCGACTGGCACGCCTCGGTCCGCACGCGCATGGAGCACTGGCCCGCGGCCATGAACGCCACGGGCACCCACGACTGCAAGCGCGGGGAGGACGCCCGCATGCGCCTGGCCGCCCTCTCGGAGCTGCCCGAGCAGTGGGGCGAGACGCTGAAATCGCTGCGCCGGCAGACGGGAGGCGGGCCGCGCCGGAAGGGCCGCCAGCCGAGCCGTAACGAGCTGTACTTTCTCTACCAGACCCTGCTCGCCCACATGCCCTTCGGCGAGGACGAGCTGGAGGGCTTCAAGGAGCGGCTTCGCCTCTACCTGGTGAAGGCCATGCGCGAGGCCAAGGTGCGCTCCAACTGGCTCAACCCGAACGATGAGGCGGAGAAAGCCTTCTGCGACGCGGCCGAGAGCCTGCTTGGTCCGAAAGGGCAGAGCCATTTCATGGGCGAATTCCAACCGCTGTTGCGCCGAGTGGCCCGCGTGGGCATGGTCAACTCCCTCTCCCAGGCCCTGCTCAAGATCGCGGCCCCTGGAATACCGGATTTCTATCAGGGCTCGGAGCTGTGGGACTTCTCCATGGTGGACCCCGACAACCGCAGGCCCGTGGACTTCGGAACGCGCCGGAAAGCCCTGCAGGAGATGGACGCCGCCTTCGGGGCCGCCCCCCTCAAGCTGGTGCGCCAGCTCTTGGAGCGCCCCGAGGACGGCCGCATCAAACTCTTCCTGATCTGGAGGGGCCTGCACATCAGGAAGGAATTCCCGGGGCTGTTCACCCGGGGGGAATATCTGCCGCTGGCCTTCACGGGCGCACGCAAGGACATGGCCTTCGGTTTCGCCAGGAGTCTGAACGGCGGGACCGCGCTGGCCGTGGTTCCCAGGCTCTTCGCCAAGGCCGCCGGACCAGATGGCGACTTCCCCCTGGGGGCCTTCTGGGAGGATACGGCCCTTGTTCCGCCCCGCCCGAAGAATTTCATCGACGCCTTCACCGGGCGGGAGTTCCCGGCCGAGGACGCAATCTATTTGAGCGATCTCTTCCGGGAGCTGCCCTTGGCGCTTCTGACGCCAGCCAACGGCCGCCCGGCCCTACCTGGCGGGGAGCCGGGGCAGAGCTGA